One segment of Procambarus clarkii isolate CNS0578487 chromosome 1, FALCON_Pclarkii_2.0, whole genome shotgun sequence DNA contains the following:
- the LOC138363001 gene encoding uncharacterized protein, translating into MTLDNKNLPNKRSQTNGGSCLSPYTARASHPTPPLVHGSLPPSHPTPPLVHGSLPPSHPTPPLVHGSLPPSHPTPPLVHGSLPPSHPTPPLVHGSLPPSHPTPPLVHGSLPPSHPTPPLVHGSLPPSHPTPPLVHGSLPPSHPTPPLVHGSLPPSHPTPPLVHGSLPPSHPTPPLVHGSLPPSHPTPPLVHGSLPPSHPTPPLVHGFLPPSHPTPPLVHGSLPPSHPTPPLVHGSLPPSHPTPPLVHGSLPPSHPTPPLVHGSLPPSHPTPPLVHGSLPPSHPTPPLVHGSLPPSHPTPPLVHGSLPPSHPTPPLVHGSLPPSHPTPPPACDRHVMERFKRVLVVATTMATTMAATTMATTMAATTMVTTMAATTMATTMAATTMATTMAATTMATTMAATTMATTMAATTMATTMATTMAAIETAIMAATMWPGDDKLSL; encoded by the exons ATGacattggataacaagaaccttccaaACAAGAGAAGCCAGACTAATG GCGGCAGCTGCCTGTCACCATACACCGCCCGCGCCTCACACCCAACGCCGCCCCTTGTACACGGCTCTCTCCCGCCCTCACACCCAACGCCGCCCCTTGTACACGGCTCTCTCCCGCCCTCACATCCAACGCCGCCCCTTGTACACGGCTCTCTCCCGCCCTCACATCCAACGCCGCCCCTTGTACACGGCTCTCTCCCGCCCTCACATCCAACGCCGCCCCTTGTACACGGCTCCCTCCCGCCCTCACATCCAACGCCGCCCCTTGTACACGGCTCTCTCCCGCCCTCACATCCAACGCCGCCCCTTGTACACGGCTCTCTCCCGCCCTCACATCCAACGCCGCCCCTTGTACACGGCTCTCTCCCGCCCTCACATCCAACGCCGCCCCTTGTACACGGCTCCCTCCCGCCCTCACATCCAACGCCGCCCCTTGTACACGGCTCTCTCCCGCCCTCACATCCAACGCCGCCCCTTGTACACGGCTCTCTCCCGCCCTCACATCCAACGCCGCCCCTTGTACACGGCTCCCTCCCGCCCTCACATCCAACGCCGCCCCTTGTACACGGCTTTCTCCCGCCCTCACACCCAACGCCGCCCCTTGTACACGGCTCTCTCCCGCCCTCACATCCAACGCCGCCCCTTGTACACGGCTCTCTCCCGCCCTCACATCCAACGCCGCCCCTTGTACACGGCTCTCTCCCGCCCTCACACCCAACGCCGCCCCTTGTACACGGCTCTCTCCCGCCCTCACATCCAACGCCGCCCCTTGTACACGGCTCTCTCCCGCCCTCACACCCAACGCCGCCCCTTGTACACGGCTCTCTCCCGCCCTCACACCCAACGCCGCCCCTTGTACACGGCTCTCTCCCGCCCTCACACCCAACGCCGCCCCTTGTACACGGCTCTCTCCCGCCCTCACACCCAACGCCGCCCCCT GCGTGTGACCGCCACGTGATGGAGCGCTTCAAGCGTGTCCTTGTCGTCGCCACCACCATGGCCACTACCATGGCGGCCACCACCATGGCCACTACCATGGCGgccaccaccatggtcactacCATGGCGGCCACCACCATGGCCACTACCATGGCGGCCACCACCATGGCCACTACCATGGCGGCCACCACCATGGCCACTACCATGGCGGCCACCACCATGGCCACTACCATGGCGGCCACCACCATGGCCACCACCATGGCCACTACCATGGCGGCCATCGAGACTGCCATCATGGCAGCCACCATGTGGCCGGGAGACGATAAACTGTCCTTATGA
- the LOC138363003 gene encoding golgin subfamily A member 6-like protein 1 → MPYIQEEEEEEHWKRNNVLSNKETKKEECPLLQEECPRLQEECPLLQEECPRLQEECPLLQEECPLLQEECPRLEEECPRLEEECPRLEEECPRLEEECPLLQEECPLLEEECPRLEEECPLLQEECPRHSSCSITKEQQQQQEQKQQQLEQQQQQQEQKQEQLEQRQQQQEQKQQQLKQRQQEQQQQEQEQQQLEQLGGMRFMELLQHGRERDVAAAVLWSLNIFCSVLSLIVVLICVSLCGTLKFTVIQLAASVAASSAMPFIYIACDLALRWISPRRA, encoded by the exons ATGCCCTAtattcaagaagaagaagaagaagaacattGGAAAAGGAACAATGTTCTCTCTAACAA AGAGACAAAGAAAGAGGAGTGCCCGCTGCTGCAAGAGGAGTGCCCGCGGCTGCAAGAGGAGTGCCCGCTGCTGCAAGAGGAGTGCCCGCGGCTGCAAGAGGAGTGCCCGCTGCTGCAAGAGGAGTGCCCGCTGCTGCAAGAGGAGTGCCCGCGGCTGGAAGAGGAGTGCCCGCGGCTGGAAGAGGAGTGCCCGCGGCTGGAAGAGGAGTGCCCGCGGCTGGAAGAGGAGTGCCCGCTGCTGCAAGAGGAGTGCCCGCTGCTGGAAGAGGAGTGCCCGCGGCTGGAAGAGGAGTGCCCGCTGCTGCAAGAGGAGTGCCCGCGACACTCCTCTTGCAGTATAACAAAAGAG caacagcagcagcaggagcagaagcagcaacaactggagcagcaacagcagcagcaggagcagaagcAGGAACAACTGGAGCAGagacagcagcaacaggagcagaagCAGCAACAACTGAAGCAGAGACAGcaagaacaacagcagcaggagcaggagcagcaacaactgGAGCAGCTGGGAGGGATGAGG TTTATGGAACTCTTGCAACATGGCAGAGAGCgtgatgttgcagctgctgtgttgtggtcactgaacATCTTCTGCAGTGTTCTGTCTCTAATTGTTGTCTTAATCTGTGTAAGCCTCTGTGGCACGCTCAAGTTTACAGTCATCCAGTTAGCAGCCAGTGTTGCTGCTTCATCTGCCATGCCATTCATTTATATCGCCTGTGACTTGGCACTCAGATGGATAAGTCCTCGACGAGCTTGA